The Thermodesulfovibrionales bacterium genome includes a window with the following:
- a CDS encoding Ku protein: MAGGTIWKGHIHFGGANVPVKLHTAVREERIQFHLLHRRDHAKLRQQMICAYEKKPVPIEAQAKGLEVEEGKYIIVDPEELERTAPEGTRVIEVHEFVKAEEIDPIFLDRVYYLEPDAPAKGYNELVGALREIGVDGICTWTMRKRSYLGALETDGKILRLNTLRYADEVISVKSLELQKIPVSEKELKIGSDLINQLTGPFQPEQFENEHQKKLRHLIEKKARGEEIAILRPRRLKPTESDKLLQTLEASLKKVA; this comes from the coding sequence ATGGCAGGAGGAACGATATGGAAAGGGCACATTCATTTCGGGGGTGCGAATGTGCCCGTGAAACTCCATACGGCGGTCAGGGAAGAGCGGATTCAGTTTCACCTCCTCCACCGGCGTGATCATGCAAAACTGCGCCAACAAATGATCTGTGCCTATGAAAAAAAACCGGTTCCGATCGAAGCTCAGGCCAAAGGGTTGGAAGTGGAGGAGGGGAAATATATCATTGTCGATCCTGAGGAGCTGGAAAGAACAGCTCCTGAAGGCACGCGGGTGATCGAAGTCCACGAATTCGTCAAGGCCGAAGAAATCGACCCCATCTTCCTTGATCGCGTCTACTACCTCGAGCCTGATGCCCCTGCGAAAGGATATAACGAGCTCGTCGGGGCGTTGAGGGAGATCGGGGTCGACGGCATCTGCACATGGACCATGAGAAAGCGGTCCTATCTCGGGGCACTGGAAACAGACGGAAAGATTCTTCGCCTCAATACGCTGCGGTATGCCGACGAAGTGATTTCGGTAAAGTCTCTCGAACTGCAGAAAATCCCCGTCTCCGAAAAAGAACTGAAAATCGGGAGCGACTTGATCAATCAACTGACCGGTCCTTTTCAGCCGGAGCAATTCGAAAATGAACATCAGAAGAAACTGCGACATCTGATCGAGAAAAAAGCTCGCGGAGAAGAAATTGCGATCCTGCGGCCCAGGCGCTTGAAACCGACAGAATCTGACAAACTGCTTCAGACCCTTGAAGCGAGTCTGAAGAAAGTCGCCTAA
- a CDS encoding Ku protein, producing MKSHNPNLSASKSSSGREPEMIPQGIWSGTISFSLVAIPVQLVKAVDPGRVSFRMLHRDDYSPLQRRMFCPEEERIVAPDEIVKGYEIGPGKYIVMTDEELESVTPERSRTIEIIEFIDMKDVDPIYYEHPYYLVPLKGGEKAYRLLVEVLHRTNKAGLAKFVLAEREYLVAVESREGALALITLHYSEEILPDQDILPKGGKIETEEKSRMKNVIKKMMADFRPEKYADERREKILGLLKKKIKEKALVEAPEIGEEQGEGPADLIAALEESMRKVKKNR from the coding sequence ATGAAATCTCACAATCCGAACCTGAGTGCATCAAAGTCATCTTCAGGCAGGGAGCCTGAAATGATCCCGCAGGGAATTTGGAGCGGTACGATCAGTTTCAGTCTCGTGGCTATCCCCGTCCAGCTGGTTAAGGCCGTCGACCCCGGTCGCGTCTCGTTTCGCATGCTCCACCGCGATGATTACTCCCCCCTCCAGAGGAGAATGTTCTGTCCCGAAGAAGAAAGGATTGTAGCCCCGGATGAGATCGTCAAGGGATACGAAATCGGACCGGGCAAATACATCGTGATGACGGACGAGGAATTGGAATCCGTGACTCCGGAAAGGAGCCGCACGATCGAGATCATCGAGTTCATCGATATGAAGGACGTGGATCCGATCTATTATGAACACCCATATTATCTCGTTCCCTTGAAGGGGGGTGAAAAAGCTTATCGGCTGCTCGTCGAAGTGTTGCATAGGACAAACAAGGCAGGTCTCGCAAAATTCGTGCTGGCTGAACGCGAGTATCTCGTAGCGGTCGAGAGCAGGGAGGGCGCGCTCGCCCTGATCACCCTTCATTACAGCGAAGAGATCCTTCCTGATCAAGATATCTTGCCAAAGGGAGGAAAGATCGAAACCGAAGAGAAAAGCCGCATGAAGAACGTCATTAAGAAGATGATGGCGGACTTTAGGCCGGAAAAATACGCGGACGAGCGCCGAGAGAAGATCCTGGGTCTTCTGAAGAAGAAGATAAAGGAAAAGGCCCTGGTGGAGGCTCCCGAAATAGGGGAAGAACAGGGAGAAGGGCCGGCCGATCTCATCGCCGCGCTGGAGGAGAGCATGCGCAAGGTGAAGAAGAACCGGTGA
- the ligD gene encoding non-homologous end-joining DNA ligase, protein MSRKVVEIAGKRLSLSNLEKDLYPSYGFTKARILEYYRRIAKFILPHLKNRALTLKRYPEGVEEDFFFEKRCPPHRPEWAKTAEIRRDDGERMTVCLVNNLETLIWVENLASLELHVPLARASSPETPDFMVFDLDPGERANILDCASVALILRDLLSGLGLKGHLKTSGKKGLHMYVPLNRKDTTFEDTKKFSKAVAGIMQKNYPDLVTARMAKEYRKSKVFINWAQNDSSKTMVCVYSLRAQEKPVVSFPLSWKELERLAGKGDPGRLRILHSEALRRAEDGGDLFREVLVKKQKLPHL, encoded by the coding sequence GTGAGCCGAAAAGTCGTCGAGATCGCCGGGAAGAGACTCTCTCTATCCAACCTCGAAAAAGACCTCTATCCGTCTTATGGCTTCACGAAGGCCCGCATATTGGAATATTACCGCAGGATTGCGAAGTTCATCCTGCCCCATTTGAAGAACCGGGCACTGACCTTAAAGCGCTATCCCGAAGGAGTCGAAGAGGATTTCTTTTTCGAAAAGCGTTGCCCCCCGCACCGTCCGGAGTGGGCGAAAACGGCCGAGATCCGCCGTGACGACGGAGAGCGGATGACGGTCTGCCTGGTCAACAATCTCGAAACGCTGATATGGGTCGAAAACCTCGCGTCTCTCGAGCTCCATGTACCTCTCGCCAGGGCATCCTCCCCTGAAACGCCTGATTTCATGGTCTTCGATCTGGATCCCGGGGAGCGGGCAAACATTCTGGATTGCGCCAGTGTAGCGCTCATCCTTCGGGACCTGCTCTCAGGGTTAGGGCTCAAGGGCCATCTGAAAACCTCCGGGAAAAAAGGACTCCATATGTATGTTCCGTTAAACCGAAAGGATACGACCTTCGAGGATACAAAGAAATTTTCGAAAGCCGTAGCAGGAATCATGCAGAAAAATTATCCGGATCTGGTAACCGCAAGAATGGCCAAAGAATACCGGAAGTCGAAGGTCTTTATCAACTGGGCTCAAAACGACTCGTCAAAGACGATGGTCTGTGTTTATTCCTTGCGAGCTCAAGAGAAACCTGTTGTCTCTTTTCCCCTTTCATGGAAGGAACTGGAGAGGTTGGCCGGCAAAGGCGATCCGGGAAGACTTCGGATTCTCCATTCGGAAGCATTGCGAAGGGCCGAAGACGGGGGTGACCTTTTTCGGGAAGTGCTCGTGAAGAAGCAGAAACTTCCCCATCTGTGA